A DNA window from Phoenix dactylifera cultivar Barhee BC4 chromosome 13, palm_55x_up_171113_PBpolish2nd_filt_p, whole genome shotgun sequence contains the following coding sequences:
- the LOC103722181 gene encoding 60S ribosomal protein L10, with product MGRRPARCYRQIKNKPYPKSRYCRGVPDPKIRIYDVGMKKKGVDEFPFCVHLVSWEKENVTSEALEAARIACNKYMAKYAGKDAFHLRVRVHPFHVLRINKMLSCAGADRLQTGMRGAFGKPQGTCARVMIGQVLLSVRCKDNNSNHAQEALRRAKFKFPGRQKIIISRKWGFTKFSRTDYLKWKSENRIVPDGVNAKLLGCHGPLSQRPPGRAFLSPAKAS from the exons ATGGGGAGAA GACCTGCAAGATGCTATCGCCAGATCAAGAACAAGCCATACCCAAAGTCACGGTACTGTCGTGGTGTTCCAGATCCTAAGATCAGGATCTATGATGTTGggatgaagaagaagggggTTGATGAGTTCCCCTTCTGCGTTCATCTGGTGAGCTGGGAAAAGGAGAATGTAACCAGTGAGGCTCTTGAGGCTGCTCGTATTGCATGCAACAAGTATATGGCGAAGTATGCTGGGAAGGATGCTTTCCATCTAAGAGTGAGAGTGCATCCCTTCCATGTGCTGCGTATCAACAAGATGCTTTCATGTGCTGGAGCTGATAGGCTTCAGACTGGAATGAGGGGTGCCTTTGGGAAGCCTCAAGGAACATGTGCTAGGGTGATGATTGGTCaggtccttctgtctgttcgtTGCAAGGATAACAACAGCAATCATGCACAAGAAGCTCTGCGCCGTGCCAAGTTCAAGTTCCCTGGCCGTCAAAAGATCATCATCAGCCGAAAATG GGGCTTTACAAAATTTAGCCGCACTGACTATTTGAAGTGGAAAAGTGAGAACCGAATTGTCCCAGACGGCGTGAATGCTAAG TTACTTGGATGCCATGGGCCACTTTCTCAGCGCCCACCTGGAAGGGCGTTCTTGTCACCTGCAAAAGCTTCTTAA
- the LOC103722180 gene encoding uncharacterized protein LOC103722180 — protein MAKPSKQIIQGFQKLCFHEIHPKPLPQDPIFVGQSRFFNSRHLISNLSSNHPSPSEIWRRAYFGEVFSKPAFQKGIFSRLISPKFNAYPPQLNSFSRNCSYGNFPSGFSNSRHMSSGIPIKLPSFSPGIKGLGRINENELKYRFFSFKSFKYVKFNGNFGKSVVDKPLSAVTSAFSRYREAVGLQVEAFWKRNYLALMGAGAVVVCIALWRIMFGVASTFVGLSEGMAKYGFLALATAMVAFAGMYLRSRFTINPDKIYRMAMRKLNTSAGILEVMGAPLTGTDARAYVMSGGGPKLKNFKLKFGDARCFLIFPIKGFERRGLVSVEVKKKKGQYDMKLLAVDIPMASGPDQRLFLIGDEQEYQVGGGLISELRDPIVKAMAAEKEFEDLDQKEEEEDAIREQEEAERRQHEEKERALEEEERKQREAKMLEKGSS, from the exons ATGGCGAAGCCCTCCAAACAAATCATCCAGGGATTCCAAAAGCTCTGTTTCCACGAAATCCATCCTAAGCCTTTGCCCCAGGACCCCATTTTTGTTGGCCAGTCTAGGTTCTTCAATTCCAGGCATCTGATATCCAATCTGTCCTCCAATCATCCGTCGCCCTCGGAAATCTGGAGAAGAGCTTATTTTGGTGAGGTTTTCTCCAAACCCGCATTTCAGAAGGGTATCTTTTCTCGTTTGATCTCCCCGAAGTTCAATGCGTACCCTCCACAACTCAATAGCTTCAGCAGGAACTGCTCCTATGGGAATTTCCCATCTGGATTTTCGAATTCGAGGCATATGAGCTCCGGAATCCCTATCAAGTTGCCATCTTTTTCTCCTGGGATCAAGGGGCTTGGCAGGATCAATGAGAATGAGTTGAAGTACAGGTTTTTCTCATTTAAGAGTTTCAAGTATGTCAAATTTAATGGCAATTTTGGGAAATCGGTGGTCGACAAGCCGTTATCTGCTGTTACATCGGCTTTCTCGCGGTATCGCGAGGCAGTAGGCTTGCAAGTTGAGGCATTTTGGAAGAGAAATTACTTGGCTCTTATGGGGGCTGGTGCGGTAGTCGTCTGCATTGCACTTTGGAGAATCATGTTTGGAGTTGCAAGCACTTTTGTGGGGCTTTCAGAAGGCATGGCGAAGTATGGGTTCCTCGCTTTGGCAACTGCCATGGTAGCTTTTGCT GGTATGTATCTTCGTTCAAGATTTACTATCAATCCGGACAAAATTTACAGAATGGCAATGAGAAAGTTGAACACATCTGCTGGGATTCTCGAGGTGATGGGTGCCCCTCTAACTGGGACAGATGCGAGAGCATATGTTATGTCTGGAGGTGGACCTAAACTAAAGAACTTTAAGCTTAAGTTTGGTGACGCACGGTGTTTCCTCATTTTCCCCATCAAAGGATTTGAAAGGAGGGGACTCGTAAGTGTTGaggtcaagaaaaaaaaaggccag TACGACATGAAACTACTTGCAGTTGATATACCAATGGCATCAGGGCCTGATCAGCGGCTGTTTCTAATTGGGGATGAGCAAGAATACCAAGTTGGTGGGGGGTTGATATCTGAACTAAGGGACCCCATAGTAAAAGCAATGGCTGCAGAAAAGGAGTTTGAAGATCTTGAtcaaaaggaggaggaagaagatgcaaTTAGAGAGCAAGAGGAGGCAGAAAGAAGGCAGCatgaggagaaagaaagagcacttgaagaggaagaaagaaaacagcGTGAGGCCAAGATGCTAGAGAAAGGTAGTTCGTAG